A genomic segment from Candidatus Korarchaeum cryptofilum OPF8 encodes:
- the lysW/argW gene encoding alpha-aminoadipate/glutamate carrier protein LysW codes for MEARCPICGSTLEVPDDAIPGELIDCNSCGALLEVFNDNGAISLREAGGVLEDWGE; via the coding sequence ATGGAGGCGAGATGTCCGATATGTGGTTCGACTCTCGAGGTCCCGGATGACGCGATCCCGGGAGAGCTAATAGACTGTAACTCCTGCGGAGCCCTTCTTGAGGTCTTCAATGATAACGGAGCCATTTCCCTAAGGGAAGCAGGGGGAGTGCTCGAGGATTGGGGAGAATGA
- a CDS encoding [LysW]-aminoadipate/[LysW]-glutamate kinase produces the protein MLVVKVGGRALRNLREICRDLAKYEFILVHGGGDEVSDVSRRMGIEPKFVTSPSGLRSRYTDENEIEVYVMVMAGKINKLIVNELLNLGIRAVGISGLDGPTLIAERKERIIVQEGGRRFAIPGGYTGRIVEVRRDLIDSLTRSGYSVVISPISRGKGGEILNVDGDQAAVSIAEAMLPEGLVILSDVDGVIVDGEVRRVIWADEIGSIEGIGGGMLRKLMMSAKVAGLTRVLIANGLRDEPVTRALRGEGTSIEVR, from the coding sequence ATGCTTGTCGTCAAGGTAGGAGGTAGGGCTCTTCGAAACTTGAGGGAGATATGCAGGGACCTAGCTAAATATGAGTTCATACTCGTTCACGGAGGGGGAGATGAGGTCAGCGATGTATCGAGGAGGATGGGCATAGAGCCGAAGTTCGTGACGTCCCCCTCGGGCCTGAGGAGCAGGTACACTGATGAGAATGAGATAGAGGTATATGTAATGGTGATGGCCGGGAAGATAAACAAGTTGATCGTGAACGAGCTCCTGAACCTCGGCATCAGGGCGGTCGGCATCTCAGGACTGGATGGTCCCACTCTTATAGCTGAGAGGAAGGAGAGGATAATCGTTCAGGAGGGCGGAAGGAGGTTCGCGATCCCAGGTGGTTATACCGGCAGGATAGTGGAGGTTAGGAGGGATCTCATCGATAGCCTCACTAGATCTGGCTACAGCGTGGTTATTTCACCTATCTCGAGGGGGAAGGGAGGGGAGATTCTGAACGTGGATGGAGATCAGGCTGCGGTCAGCATAGCTGAGGCTATGCTTCCCGAGGGCCTGGTGATCCTATCGGATGTGGATGGTGTCATCGTCGATGGCGAGGTCAGGAGGGTAATCTGGGCAGATGAGATAGGATCTATCGAGGGAATAGGGGGAGGGATGTTGAGGAAGTTGATGATGTCCGCTAAAGTAGCTGGGTTGACACGCGTCTTGATAGCGAACGGCCTGAGGGACGAACCGGTGACCAGAGCGTTGAGGGGAGAGGGCACATCCATCGAAGTCAGGTAA
- the lysX gene encoding lysine biosynthesis protein LysX encodes MRVALVYERLREEESQILRAMERLGVEGVLLHLPSNHYRLEARASEADVALIRTMSHTNSVASSEILSNRGLKCVNSPEVIRVCGDKLLTSLKLISSGIPTPKTAVAFSPEGALRAAKEIGFPVVVKPVNGSWGRLVSLARDEEELRSIIEHREAIGSPYYRIHYIQEYIEKPDRDIRAYGTDKEFITAIYRISNHWITNTARGARVEPVRATEDLRDLVLRTCEALGGGFLGIDIVEDRERGLMVLEANAVTEFKNAARATGVDIAGELVRYAVSRCS; translated from the coding sequence ATGAGGGTAGCTCTGGTCTACGAGAGGCTGAGGGAGGAGGAGTCCCAGATACTGAGGGCCATGGAGAGGCTAGGTGTTGAGGGAGTCTTGCTTCATCTACCATCGAATCACTACAGATTGGAAGCTAGAGCCTCGGAAGCTGATGTAGCCCTCATCAGGACGATGAGTCACACTAATTCAGTCGCCTCCTCGGAAATTTTATCGAATCGTGGGCTGAAATGTGTTAACTCCCCTGAGGTCATAAGGGTATGCGGCGATAAGCTCCTAACCTCCCTCAAGTTGATTAGCTCTGGCATACCTACCCCTAAGACAGCTGTAGCCTTCTCCCCGGAGGGAGCTTTGAGGGCAGCCAAGGAGATTGGCTTCCCCGTCGTAGTTAAGCCCGTCAACGGGAGCTGGGGTAGGTTAGTCTCGCTGGCTAGGGATGAGGAGGAACTGAGGAGCATAATTGAGCATAGGGAGGCGATAGGTTCCCCTTACTATAGGATACACTACATTCAGGAGTACATCGAGAAGCCGGATCGTGATATAAGGGCTTATGGGACTGATAAAGAATTTATAACAGCTATATATAGGATATCAAATCACTGGATAACTAATACGGCTAGAGGAGCTAGAGTTGAGCCCGTGAGAGCTACTGAAGATCTCAGAGATCTAGTCTTGAGGACATGTGAAGCTCTGGGCGGGGGTTTCTTGGGCATAGATATAGTTGAGGATAGGGAGAGGGGTCTTATGGTCCTAGAAGCAAATGCAGTGACTGAGTTCAAGAACGCGGCGAGGGCTACTGGAGTTGACATCGCTGGGGAGCTAGTTAGGTACGCGGTGTCTAGATGTTCATGA